The following are encoded together in the Branchiostoma floridae strain S238N-H82 unplaced genomic scaffold, Bfl_VNyyK Sc7u5tJ_1439, whole genome shotgun sequence genome:
- the LOC118407643 gene encoding zinc finger protein 525-like isoform X1, giving the protein MCGECGYRTSQKSYLSRHMRTHTGGKPYKCDQCDYSAAQKPHLDRHLRKHSGEKPYMCGECGYRTSLKSLLSKHMRTHTGEKSYKCDQCDYFAARKSNLDRHLRTHTGEKPYMCGECGYRAAQMSDLSKHMRTHTGEKPYKCDQCDYSAADQSWLVKHKRKHTGEKPYMCDECGYRSDRKPTLAQHIRTHTGEKPYKCDQCDYSAAVKHHLIDHQTRHSGEKPYMCGECGYRAAQRATLSNHMKTHTLWRKTPQV; this is encoded by the coding sequence atgtgtggggagtgtgggtacaggacatctCAAAAGTCTTACttatccagacacatgagaacccacacaggagggaaaccttacaagtgtgatcagtgtgactattctgcagcacaaaaacCCCACTTGGATCGACACCTAagaaaacacagtggtgagaaaccctacatgtgtggggagtgtgggtacaggacatctCTAAAATCTCTCTTatccaaacacatgagaacccacacaggagagaaatcttacaagtgtgaccagtgtgactattttGCAGCACGGAAATCCAATTTGGACCGACATCTAAGAacacatactggtgagaaaccctacatgtgtggcgaatgtgggtacagggcagctcaaatGTCTGACTTgtccaaacacatgagaacccacacaggagaaaaaccctacaagtgtgaccagtgtgactattctgctgcagaccAATCATGGTTGGTcaaacataaaagaaaacacaccggtgagaaaccctacatgtgtgacgagtgtgggtacaggtcgGATAGAAAGCCCACCTTAGCCCAACACAtcagaactcacacaggagaaaaaccctacaagtgcgatcagtgcgactattcgGCAGCAGTGAAACATCATCTGATCGACCATCAAACAAGACattccggtgagaaaccctacatgtgtggggagtgtgggtacagagcggCTCAAAGAGCTACCTTATCCAATCACATGAAAACCCATACACTATGGAGAAAAACGCCACAAGTGTGA
- the LOC118407643 gene encoding zinc finger protein 525-like isoform X2, giving the protein MCGECGYRTSQKSYLSRHMRTHTGGKPYKCDQCDYSAAQKPHLDRHLRKHSGEKPYMCGECGYRTSLKSLLSKHMRTHTGEKSYKCDQCDYFAARKSNLDRHLRTHTGEKPYMCGECGYRAAQMSDLSKHMRTHTGEKPYKCDQCDYSAADQSWLVKHKRKHTGEKPYKCDQCDYSAAVKHHLIDHQTRHSGEKPYMCGECGYRAAQRATLSNHMKTHTLWRKTPQV; this is encoded by the exons atgtgtggggagtgtgggtacaggacatctCAAAAGTCTTACttatccagacacatgagaacccacacaggagggaaaccttacaagtgtgatcagtgtgactattctgcagcacaaaaacCCCACTTGGATCGACACCTAagaaaacacagtggtgagaaaccctacatgtgtggggagtgtgggtacaggacatctCTAAAATCTCTCTTatccaaacacatgagaacccacacaggagagaaatcttacaagtgtgaccagtgtgactattttGCAGCACGGAAATCCAATTTGGACCGACATCTAAGAacacatactggtgagaaaccctacatgtgtggcgaatgtgggtacagggcagctcaaatGTCTGACTTgtccaaacacatgagaacccacacaggagaaaaaccctacaagtgtgaccagtgtgactattctgctgcagaccAATCATGGTTGGTcaaacataaaagaaaacacaccg gagaaaaaccctacaagtgcgatcagtgcgactattcgGCAGCAGTGAAACATCATCTGATCGACCATCAAACAAGACattccggtgagaaaccctacatgtgtggggagtgtgggtacagagcggCTCAAAGAGCTACCTTATCCAATCACATGAAAACCCATACACTATGGAGAAAAACGCCACAAGTGTGA